The genomic window CGTAGACGATGACGCGCGCCCGGGTCGAGAAGCCGAACCACGGGATGCCGCCGTCGGCCGCCGGCTGGGCGCGCAGGCTGGCCGGGATGGCCTCGTCCAGCAGCTTGGAGCGGACCGGCTGGAACAGCCCGTCGTGCTCGCCGCGCCACAGGCGCGCGGCGTCCACCAGCAGGATCACGTCGGCCGGCGAGGCGCTGCCCTCGGCCTTCAGGCGCGCGATGATGCCGGCGTCGTCGGCGTCGACGCGGTTGATCTTGATGCCCGTGGCCTGGGTGAAGCCGTCGTACAGCTGCTCGTCCGACGCGTAGTGGCGCGCCGAATACAGGTTGAGGACGGCGGGCTCTTGCGCGTGCGCCGCGCCGGCGGCCAGGGCGGCCGTGGCGGCGGCCAGGAGAAGCAGTTTTTTCATGTTCAAGCGGGTTTCGAGGGAGAAGGGGCGGCCGATTGGCCATGCCCACATCCTAACTCAAACGAGAATGGTTCTCGTTCTGATGTGTGTCAAGCAACCCTTGCGGCAGGCGGGCCGCAAAAAAAGGGCTGATCTTGCGATCAGCCCTTGAAGGGATCCCTGAGCCCGCGAGGGGCTGCGAAAGGATCCGAGGAGACAAGCGTTCGGGTGCTCGGGTCACCCAGGAACAAGGGCACGTACCGGAGGGCGTGCCTGCCCTTGTTGCTGGGCGCTCGGCCGGCCGGGGCAGGCCGAGCGTCATGCCGGGCGCCGGGTGAGGGCGCGCCGGCGGCGGTCGATCAGCGCTTCTTGGCGGTCACGACGGTGGCGTTCTTCGCGGCGTTGGTGGCGCTGGTGGCCACGGCGTTGAAGTTGGCTTCGGCCATGTCCGAGGCTTGCTTGACGGCCTTTTGCACCGATTCGAAGGCGTTGTTGGCGGCAGCCACGGCGCTCTTCATCATGGCGACGGCGGTGTCGGAGCCGGCGGGGGCGTTCTTGGCGGCGCTGTCCACCAGCGAGGCGAACTGGGCCTGGCCTTCGGCCACGCGGGTTTCAAAGGCCTTGCTGAATTCGCTGCTGGTGCCGGAAGCGATGTCGTACAGATGACGGCTGTAGGCGGCGGCCTTCTCGGCCAGGGGCTGGAACAGGCTGGCCTGGATGCTCAGCAGCTCTTGCGCGTCCTTGACGGACAGCAGCGCCTGGGCGTGGGACTGCGACTCGGTCAGCGCGGCCTTGGTGGCTTGCAGGTTCAGCTCGACCAGCTTCTCGACGCCTTCGAAGGCCTTGTTGGTCAGGCCGTTGAGGGTCTCGAGGTTGGCTTTTTGCGAGGCGACGAATTGCTCGGGGGTCAGCATGATGGAAATCTCCTGGTAACGGTGGAAAAGGTTGATAGAGATGCCGCCTTCAACCGCTACTTCTTTATGTTGCAGTGCAGCATGGGACGAATTTTAGGGATTTCCCGAATCAAATCAAGGCATTTTGCGGCGCCGCGGCGCTTTTAGGTGCGACGGTCTAACACGGCCGGGCGCGGCAGGAGGCCGCTGGCAGAATGGCGGGCCATGGCGTGCAGGTGCCGGCCATGCGGCCGGCTGCGCCTGCAGCCCTTGAACCTTCCCCCCGTCACCATGTCCCAGCTGCATGCCCCCATCGCCGATCCGGCCAGCGTCGACGCCGCGATCGAGAACCGCTTTTGCGTGCGCGCCTTCGCGCCCACGCCAGTGCCGCGCGCGACCGTGGCCGACATCCTGCGCGTGGCCGCGCGCGCGCCCTCGGGCACCAATGCCCAGCCCTGGCAGGTGTACGTGCTGCAGGGCGCCAGCCGCGACGCGCTGGTGGACAAGGTGTGCGCGGCCTACGACGC from Burkholderiaceae bacterium includes these protein-coding regions:
- a CDS encoding phasin family protein, with product MMLTPEQFVASQKANLETLNGLTNKAFEGVEKLVELNLQATKAALTESQSHAQALLSVKDAQELLSIQASLFQPLAEKAAAYSRHLYDIASGTSSEFSKAFETRVAEGQAQFASLVDSAAKNAPAGSDTAVAMMKSAVAAANNAFESVQKAVKQASDMAEANFNAVATSATNAAKNATVVTAKKR